Proteins found in one Erythrobacter sp. KY5 genomic segment:
- the rplN gene encoding 50S ribosomal protein L14, with amino-acid sequence MIQMQSNLDVADNSGAKRVQCIKVLGGSKRRFASVGDVIVVSVKEAQPRAKVKKGDVHRAVIVRTRKDVRRPDGSVIRFDSNSAVLVNKSNEPIGTRIFGPVVRELRGRGFMKIISLAPEVL; translated from the coding sequence ATGATCCAGATGCAATCCAATCTCGACGTCGCGGATAATAGCGGCGCGAAACGCGTCCAGTGCATTAAGGTGCTGGGCGGGTCGAAGCGTCGTTTTGCCTCCGTTGGCGACGTGATCGTGGTTTCCGTCAAGGAAGCCCAGCCGCGCGCAAAGGTGAAGAAGGGCGACGTTCACCGCGCCGTCATCGTGCGCACCCGCAAGGATGTGCGCCGCCCCGATGGCAGCGTTATCCGCTTCGACAGCAACTCCGCTGTCCTGGTCAACAAGTCGAACGAGCCGATCGGCACCCGTATTTTCGGGCCGGTGGTTCGTGAACTTCGCGGCCGCGGCTTCATGAAGATTATCTCGCTCGCTCCGGAGGTGCTCTAA
- the rplE gene encoding 50S ribosomal protein L5 — MVDSSYTPRLKAKFDEEIVKAMTEKFGYKNRLEVPKIEKITLNMGVGEASQDKKKVATAAEEMALIAGQKPVITKAKKSIAQFKLRDGMPIGCKVNLRRDRMYEFLDRLVTIAMPRIRDFRGLNPKSFDGRGNYAMGIKEQIIFPEISYDKIEKVRGMDIIITTTAKTDEEARELLRLFGFPFQGEAGEEKKAA, encoded by the coding sequence ATGGTTGATTCCAGCTACACTCCGCGCCTCAAGGCCAAGTTCGACGAAGAGATCGTCAAGGCGATGACCGAAAAGTTCGGTTACAAGAACCGCCTTGAAGTTCCCAAGATCGAGAAGATCACGCTCAACATGGGCGTGGGCGAGGCGAGCCAGGACAAGAAGAAGGTCGCGACCGCGGCTGAGGAAATGGCCCTGATCGCTGGTCAGAAGCCGGTCATCACCAAGGCGAAGAAGTCGATCGCACAGTTCAAGCTGCGCGACGGCATGCCGATCGGCTGCAAGGTCAACCTGCGCCGTGACCGCATGTACGAATTCCTCGACCGCCTGGTGACCATCGCGATGCCCCGCATCCGTGACTTCCGCGGCCTCAATCCGAAGTCGTTCGATGGCCGTGGCAACTACGCCATGGGCATCAAGGAACAGATCATTTTCCCGGAGATCTCGTACGACAAGATCGAGAAGGTCCGGGGCATGGACATCATCATCACCACCACCGCCAAGACCGATGAAGAAGCCCGCGAGCTTCTGCGTCTGTTCGGCTTCCCCTTCCAGGGCGAAGCAGGCGAAGAGAAGAAGGCCGCCTGA
- the rpsH gene encoding 30S ribosomal protein S8: protein MAMTDPLGDMLTRIRNGQQAKKDSVLSPASKLRANVLEVLQREGYIRGYSEDSSGKHAALRIELKYFEGEPAIKHVARVSKPGRRVYSGSKGLPNVRNGLGITIVSTPRGVLSDAEARENNVGGEVLAEVF, encoded by the coding sequence ATGGCTATGACCGATCCTCTGGGTGATATGCTCACCCGCATCCGCAACGGCCAGCAGGCGAAGAAGGACAGCGTCCTTTCGCCCGCTTCCAAGCTGCGTGCAAACGTTCTCGAAGTGCTTCAGCGCGAAGGCTACATCCGTGGCTACAGCGAAGACAGCTCGGGCAAGCACGCTGCGCTGCGTATCGAACTGAAGTATTTCGAAGGCGAGCCGGCGATCAAGCACGTCGCTCGCGTCTCCAAGCCGGGCCGCCGCGTCTATTCGGGTTCGAAGGGACTTCCGAACGTTCGCAACGGCCTTGGCATCACCATCGTCTCGACCCCGCGCGGTGTCCTTTCGGACGCTGAAGCGCGTGAGAACAATGTCGGCGGCGAAGTGCTCGCGGAGGTGTTCTGA
- the rplP gene encoding 50S ribosomal protein L16, which yields MLQPKKTKYRKAFKGKIKGEAKGGTSLNFGSYGLKALEPERITARQIEAARRAITRAMKRQGRLWIRVFPDVPVSKKPAEVRQGKGKGSVEYWAARVKPGRILFELDGVPGPVAALAFERAAMKLPIKTKVVARFGDTSHLGGE from the coding sequence ATGCTGCAACCGAAGAAAACCAAGTATCGCAAGGCCTTCAAGGGCAAGATCAAGGGCGAGGCCAAAGGCGGCACGTCACTGAACTTCGGCTCCTACGGCCTCAAGGCTCTTGAGCCTGAGCGTATCACCGCGCGCCAGATCGAAGCGGCTCGCCGTGCGATCACCCGCGCCATGAAGCGTCAGGGTCGCCTGTGGATCCGCGTCTTCCCCGACGTGCCTGTTTCGAAGAAGCCGGCTGAAGTTCGTCAGGGTAAGGGCAAGGGCTCGGTCGAATACTGGGCAGCTCGCGTGAAGCCGGGCCGCATCCTGTTCGAACTCGATGGCGTTCCCGGCCCCGTCGCCGCGCTCGCTTTCGAACGCGCCGCGATGAAGCTTCCGATCAAGACCAAGGTCGTTGCCCGCTTTGGCGACACCTCGCACCTGGGAGGCGAATAA
- the rpsQ gene encoding 30S ribosomal protein S17, whose product MPKRILVGTVTSDKTDKTVTVLVERKVKHPLYGKIIRRSKKYHAHDEKNEYTLGDVVRIEETKPISKTKTWAVKDRVVAGGVQAIEADLDVAEATPTGAE is encoded by the coding sequence ATGCCGAAACGTATCCTCGTCGGGACTGTCACCTCCGACAAGACCGACAAAACCGTGACCGTACTGGTCGAGCGCAAGGTGAAGCACCCGCTTTACGGGAAGATCATCCGCCGCTCGAAGAAGTATCACGCTCACGACGAGAAGAACGAGTACACCCTGGGTGACGTCGTTCGTATCGAAGAGACGAAGCCGATCTCCAAGACCAAGACCTGGGCCGTCAAGGACCGCGTTGTGGCCGGCGGAGTGCAGGCAATCGAAGCCGATCTGGACGTCGCTGAAGCGACCCCGACCGGCGCAGAGTAA
- the rplF gene encoding 50S ribosomal protein L6: MSRIGKKAVPIPGGVTANIEGDTLTVKGPKGTLTMGLSDLIDYKVEGDEIQVNPANDTKQARSFWGMQRTLVANLVEGVTDGFSKTLEISGVGYRANAQGKKLKLELGFSHDVMLDVPEGLEVKTPDQTTVEISGIDKQAVGQFAAEIREYRKPEPYKGKGIKYRGEYIFRKEGKKK; encoded by the coding sequence ATGAGCCGCATTGGTAAAAAGGCAGTCCCGATCCCGGGCGGTGTGACGGCCAACATCGAAGGCGACACGCTGACGGTAAAGGGCCCGAAGGGCACGCTGACCATGGGTCTTTCCGACCTCATCGACTACAAGGTCGAGGGTGACGAGATCCAGGTAAACCCGGCCAATGACACCAAGCAGGCGCGCTCCTTTTGGGGCATGCAGCGCACGCTGGTTGCCAACCTGGTTGAAGGTGTGACCGACGGTTTCTCCAAGACGCTCGAAATTTCGGGTGTTGGTTATCGTGCAAACGCGCAGGGCAAGAAGCTTAAGCTCGAGCTTGGTTTCAGCCACGACGTGATGCTCGACGTGCCCGAAGGTCTTGAAGTGAAGACCCCGGACCAGACCACCGTTGAAATCAGCGGTATCGACAAGCAGGCCGTTGGCCAGTTTGCCGCCGAGATCCGCGAATATCGCAAGCCTGAGCCGTACAAGGGCAAGGGTATCAAGTATCGCGGCGAGTATATCTTCCGCAAGGAAGGAAAGAAGAAGTAA
- the tuf gene encoding elongation factor Tu, with protein MAKEKFERNKPHVNVGTIGHVDHGKTTLTAAITKVQGSAVDFANIDKAPEERERGITISTAHVEYETDNRHYAHVDCPGHADYVKNMITGAAQMDGAILVVNAADGPMPQTREHILLARQVGVPQLVVYMNKVDQVDDEEILELVELEIRELLSEYGFDGDDIPIVKGSALAALEGRDPEIGENSIKALMEAVDSYIPQPDRPVDKDFLMPIEDVFSISGRGTVVTGRVETGVVNVGDEVEIVGIKDTTKTTVTGVEMFRKLLDRGEAGDNIGALIRGVGREEVERGQVLAKPGSVTPHTEFSAEVYVLSKDEGGRHTPFFANYRPQFYFRTTDVTGEVILPEGTEMVMPGDNVTINVKLIAPIAMDEGLRFAIREGGRTVGSGVVAKITK; from the coding sequence ATGGCGAAGGAAAAGTTTGAGCGTAACAAGCCGCACGTCAACGTCGGCACCATCGGTCACGTTGACCACGGTAAGACCACGCTGACCGCAGCAATCACCAAGGTCCAGGGTTCGGCCGTCGATTTCGCAAACATCGACAAGGCTCCTGAAGAGCGGGAGCGCGGCATCACCATCTCGACCGCACACGTCGAATACGAAACCGACAACCGTCACTACGCTCACGTCGACTGCCCGGGTCACGCTGACTACGTGAAGAACATGATCACCGGTGCAGCGCAGATGGACGGCGCTATCCTGGTTGTGAACGCAGCTGACGGCCCGATGCCGCAGACCCGCGAGCACATCCTGCTTGCCCGTCAGGTCGGCGTTCCTCAGCTGGTCGTCTACATGAACAAGGTTGACCAGGTTGACGACGAGGAAATCCTCGAGCTCGTCGAGCTGGAAATCCGCGAACTCCTCAGCGAGTACGGTTTCGACGGCGACGATATTCCGATCGTGAAGGGTTCGGCTTTGGCCGCTCTCGAAGGTCGTGATCCGGAAATCGGCGAAAACTCGATCAAGGCTCTGATGGAAGCTGTCGACAGCTACATCCCGCAGCCCGACCGTCCGGTCGACAAGGACTTCCTGATGCCGATCGAAGACGTGTTCTCGATCTCGGGTCGCGGTACGGTTGTTACCGGCCGTGTCGAAACCGGCGTTGTGAACGTTGGCGACGAAGTCGAAATCGTCGGCATCAAGGACACCACCAAGACGACCGTCACCGGCGTTGAAATGTTCCGCAAGCTGCTCGATCGCGGTGAAGCTGGCGATAACATCGGTGCCCTGATCCGCGGCGTTGGCCGTGAAGAAGTCGAGCGTGGCCAGGTCCTCGCGAAGCCCGGTTCGGTTACGCCGCACACTGAGTTCAGCGCAGAAGTCTACGTCCTCTCGAAGGACGAAGGTGGCCGTCACACGCCGTTCTTCGCTAACTACCGTCCGCAGTTCTACTTCCGCACCACCGACGTGACCGGCGAAGTGATCCTTCCCGAAGGCACCGAAATGGTGATGCCGGGCGACAACGTGACGATCAACGTCAAGCTGATCGCTCCGATCGCCATGGACGAAGGTCTGCGCTTCGCAATCCGCGAAGGCGGCCGCACCGTCGGCTCGGGCGTGGTTGCAAAGATCACCAAGTAA
- a CDS encoding 50S ribosomal protein L23, with protein MAKKDSIDARHYDVILAPHITEKSTMASESNAVVFKVANDATKPQIKEAVEAIYDKKVVSVNTILTKGKTKRWKGKPYKRSDFKKAVVRLADGEMIDITSGI; from the coding sequence ATGGCTAAGAAGGACAGCATCGACGCGCGGCACTATGACGTGATCCTCGCACCTCACATCACCGAGAAGTCGACCATGGCGTCGGAATCGAATGCGGTGGTGTTCAAGGTGGCGAATGACGCGACCAAGCCGCAGATCAAGGAAGCGGTGGAAGCCATCTACGACAAGAAAGTCGTATCGGTGAACACCATCCTGACCAAAGGCAAGACCAAGCGCTGGAAGGGCAAGCCCTACAAGCGCTCGGATTTCAAAAAGGCTGTTGTACGTCTCGCTGATGGCGAGATGATCGACATCACCAGCGGTATCTGA
- the rpsJ gene encoding 30S ribosomal protein S10 — MEAQNIRIRLKAFDHRVLDQATGEIADTARRTGALIRGPIPMPTRIEKFTVNRGPHIDKKSREQFEVRTYKRLLDIVQPNAQTVDALMKLDLAAGVNVEIKLA, encoded by the coding sequence ATGGAAGCACAGAATATCCGTATTCGCCTCAAGGCATTTGACCACCGCGTTCTCGACCAGGCGACTGGCGAAATCGCTGACACGGCGCGTCGTACGGGTGCTCTTATTCGTGGCCCCATTCCCATGCCGACGCGTATCGAGAAGTTCACCGTGAACCGCGGCCCGCACATCGACAAGAAGTCGCGCGAGCAGTTCGAGGTGCGCACCTATAAGCGGTTGCTCGACATCGTGCAGCCCAACGCCCAGACGGTCGACGCTCTGATGAAGCTGGACCTCGCTGCTGGCGTGAACGTCGAAATCAAACTCGCCTAA
- the rplD gene encoding 50S ribosomal protein L4 — MKVKVQKIDGKASGDIELSDDVFGVEPRADILHRVVTWQLENRRGTARPTRERSDVARTGAKFGRQKGSGGARHGDRGAPIFIGGGKAHGARKRDFNPSLNKKIRALGLKMALSTKAKDGLVVLDSLELKDAKTQALKGHFDKHGFAGKVLVIDGDAVNDGFKQAAGNLKGVNVMPAAGANVYDILNHDTLILTKDAVEKLEARFNG; from the coding sequence ATGAAGGTGAAGGTCCAGAAAATCGACGGGAAGGCGTCGGGCGATATCGAACTGTCGGATGACGTGTTCGGTGTTGAGCCTCGCGCTGACATCCTGCACCGGGTCGTGACCTGGCAGCTCGAGAACCGCCGCGGAACCGCTCGTCCCACGCGTGAGCGTTCGGACGTGGCGCGCACCGGCGCAAAGTTCGGCCGTCAGAAGGGTTCGGGCGGCGCTCGCCACGGCGATCGCGGCGCTCCGATCTTTATCGGCGGTGGTAAGGCTCACGGTGCTCGCAAGCGTGACTTCAACCCGTCGCTGAACAAGAAGATCCGTGCTCTCGGTCTCAAGATGGCTCTTTCGACCAAGGCGAAAGACGGCCTCGTCGTTCTCGACAGCCTTGAGCTGAAGGATGCGAAGACCCAGGCTCTCAAGGGTCACTTCGACAAGCACGGTTTTGCCGGCAAGGTCCTCGTGATCGACGGTGACGCTGTGAATGACGGCTTCAAGCAGGCTGCAGGCAACCTCAAGGGCGTCAACGTGATGCCTGCCGCGGGCGCCAACGTCTACGACATCCTCAACCACGACACGCTGATCCTCACCAAGGACGCGGTCGAAAAGCTGGAGGCGCGCTTCAATGGCTAA
- the rplX gene encoding 50S ribosomal protein L24, translating into MGAAKIKKGDEVVVLSGKDKGRTGKVQQVLPKEGKIIVEGINIATRHRKPSQLNPQGGIDRTPAPMHIAKVALADPKDGKPTRVRFEEKDGKKVRVAVKSGETIDG; encoded by the coding sequence ATGGGTGCTGCAAAGATCAAGAAGGGTGACGAAGTCGTCGTACTCTCGGGCAAGGACAAGGGCCGTACCGGCAAAGTCCAGCAGGTCCTGCCGAAAGAAGGCAAGATCATCGTCGAGGGTATCAACATCGCGACCCGTCACCGCAAGCCGAGCCAGCTGAACCCGCAAGGTGGCATCGACCGTACTCCGGCTCCGATGCACATTGCCAAGGTCGCGCTGGCTGATCCCAAGGATGGCAAGCCCACCCGCGTCCGTTTCGAAGAAAAGGACGGCAAGAAGGTGCGCGTTGCCGTGAAGAGTGGGGAGACCATCGATGGTTGA
- the rplC gene encoding 50S ribosomal protein L3 codes for MRTGVIAKKVGMTRLFQEDGRHVPVTVLALEDCQVVSHRTADNDGYFAVQLGAGEAKQKNVAKPQREHFGKAGVGLKQRVAEFRVESEDGLVPVGSLISADHFVAGQKVDITGHTQGKGFAGAMKRWGFGGLRATHGVSISHRSHGSTGNRQDPGRVFKGKKMAGHMGDRQRTQMNLEVVRTDATRGLLFIKGSVPGSKNGWLLVRDAIKLPMPEDLPFPGAVVETAKPQDEAVAPEQDATDVASQAEEAAAEDNAPATEVPAAEEKKED; via the coding sequence ATGCGCACAGGCGTGATCGCAAAGAAGGTTGGGATGACCCGCCTCTTCCAGGAGGACGGACGGCACGTGCCCGTAACCGTGCTCGCACTGGAAGATTGCCAGGTCGTCTCGCACCGCACCGCAGACAATGACGGCTACTTCGCCGTCCAGCTGGGTGCAGGCGAAGCGAAACAGAAGAACGTTGCGAAGCCGCAGCGTGAGCATTTCGGCAAGGCAGGCGTTGGCCTCAAGCAGCGCGTTGCCGAATTCCGCGTTGAGAGCGAAGACGGCCTCGTGCCCGTCGGTTCGCTGATCAGCGCCGATCATTTCGTTGCCGGCCAGAAGGTCGACATCACGGGTCACACCCAGGGTAAGGGCTTTGCCGGCGCTATGAAGCGCTGGGGCTTCGGCGGTCTTCGCGCCACCCACGGTGTTTCGATCTCGCACCGTTCGCACGGTTCGACGGGTAACCGTCAGGATCCGGGCCGCGTGTTCAAGGGCAAGAAGATGGCCGGTCACATGGGTGATCGCCAGCGTACCCAAATGAACCTCGAAGTGGTTCGCACCGACGCGACCCGCGGTCTCCTCTTCATCAAGGGTTCGGTCCCGGGTTCGAAGAATGGCTGGCTGTTGGTTCGCGACGCGATCAAGCTTCCGATGCCTGAAGACCTGCCGTTCCCCGGCGCAGTCGTAGAGACTGCCAAGCCGCAGGACGAAGCCGTAGCTCCCGAGCAGGACGCCACCGATGTGGCAAGCCAGGCTGAAGAAGCCGCTGCCGAAGACAACGCTCCCGCAACCGAAGTTCCGGCTGCGGAAGAGAAGAAGGAAGACTAA
- the rplB gene encoding 50S ribosomal protein L2 — MALKNYKPTSPARRGLILIDKSGLHKGGPVKSLTEGKRKTGGRNNKGHVTSRGIAGGHKQKYRFIDFKRRKWDVPATVERIEYDPNRTAFIALLKYEDGELAYIIAPQRLAVGDTVVAGEKTDTKPGNAMLLGQMPVGTICHNVEMKPGKGGQIARSAGAYVQLVGRDRGMVIVRLNSGEQRYLRSDCMGTVGAVSNPDNQNQNFGKAGRTRWKGRRPLTRGVAKNPVDHPHGGGEGRTSGGRHPVTPWGKPTKGARTRKNKQTDKMIIRSRHAKKKR; from the coding sequence ATGGCACTCAAGAACTACAAACCGACAAGCCCCGCACGTCGCGGCCTTATCCTGATCGACAAGTCGGGCCTCCACAAAGGTGGTCCGGTCAAGTCGCTCACCGAAGGCAAGCGCAAGACCGGTGGCCGTAACAACAAGGGTCACGTGACTTCGCGCGGTATCGCGGGCGGTCACAAGCAGAAGTATCGTTTCATCGACTTCAAGCGTCGCAAGTGGGATGTCCCCGCGACCGTCGAGCGGATCGAATACGACCCCAACCGCACCGCTTTCATCGCGCTTCTGAAGTACGAAGACGGCGAACTGGCCTACATCATCGCTCCGCAGCGTCTCGCCGTGGGTGACACGGTTGTCGCTGGCGAAAAGACCGACACGAAGCCTGGCAACGCCATGCTTCTGGGTCAGATGCCGGTCGGAACGATCTGTCACAACGTCGAGATGAAGCCGGGCAAGGGCGGTCAGATCGCTCGCAGCGCAGGCGCCTATGTCCAGCTCGTCGGTCGTGACCGCGGCATGGTCATCGTTCGCCTGAACTCGGGCGAGCAGCGTTACCTGCGTTCCGATTGCATGGGAACGGTTGGCGCGGTTTCGAACCCCGACAACCAGAACCAGAACTTCGGCAAGGCCGGTCGTACCCGTTGGAAGGGCCGTCGCCCGCTCACTCGCGGTGTCGCCAAGAACCCGGTCGATCACCCGCACGGTGGTGGTGAAGGCCGCACCAGCGGTGGCCGTCACCCGGTTACTCCGTGGGGCAAGCCGACCAAGGGCGCCCGTACCCGCAAGAACAAGCAGACGGACAAGATGATCATCCGTTCGCGGCACGCGAAGAAGAAGAGGTAA
- the rpmC gene encoding 50S ribosomal protein L29, with the protein MANTEDLRTKTDDQLTAELTELKREQFNLRFQAATNQLEKPSRIREVRRTIAQIKTLQNERAAAAAKA; encoded by the coding sequence ATGGCTAACACCGAAGACCTTCGCACCAAGACCGACGATCAACTGACCGCCGAGCTGACCGAGCTCAAGCGCGAGCAGTTCAACCTGCGGTTCCAGGCTGCGACCAACCAGCTCGAGAAGCCTTCGCGCATCCGCGAAGTGCGTCGCACGATCGCTCAGATCAAGACGCTGCAGAACGAGCGGGCCGCAGCTGCGGCTAAGGCGTAA
- the rpsE gene encoding 30S ribosomal protein S5, which produces MMPENNNTENNNETPEVTETSEAAAAKASAEVPAVAETPSEAADNQSPAQEPSAQPTEQPKGDERQGRGRGRGGRDGGGRGRGGRDNRRGKREEEDDGIIEKLVHINRVSKTVKGGKRFGFAALVVVGDGQGRVGFGHGKAREVPEAITKATAAARKKMIRVPLKEGRTLHHDGNGRFGAGKVTVRTAPPGTGIIAGGPMRAVFESLGVADVVTKSVGTSNPYNMIRATFDALQEQTSPKSVAQRRGKKVADLLGRGGASAAEAEADAAAIVE; this is translated from the coding sequence ATGATGCCAGAGAACAATAACACCGAAAACAACAACGAAACTCCTGAAGTGACGGAAACTTCCGAAGCAGCAGCTGCAAAGGCCAGCGCTGAAGTTCCTGCTGTTGCAGAAACGCCTTCGGAAGCTGCCGACAACCAGAGCCCGGCACAAGAGCCCAGCGCTCAGCCGACCGAACAGCCCAAGGGTGACGAACGCCAGGGTCGCGGTCGTGGCCGTGGTGGTCGCGATGGCGGCGGTCGTGGTCGTGGTGGCCGCGACAACCGTCGTGGCAAGCGCGAAGAAGAAGATGATGGTATCATCGAGAAGCTGGTGCACATCAACCGCGTCTCCAAGACGGTCAAGGGTGGTAAGCGCTTCGGCTTTGCAGCTCTCGTCGTTGTCGGTGACGGTCAGGGCCGCGTTGGCTTTGGTCACGGCAAGGCACGCGAGGTGCCTGAGGCCATCACCAAGGCAACCGCCGCTGCTCGCAAGAAGATGATCCGCGTCCCGCTCAAGGAAGGCCGCACGCTTCACCACGACGGCAATGGCCGTTTCGGTGCAGGCAAGGTCACCGTTCGCACCGCGCCTCCGGGTACCGGCATCATCGCCGGTGGTCCGATGCGTGCCGTGTTCGAAAGCCTCGGCGTTGCTGACGTTGTCACCAAGTCGGTCGGCACTTCGAACCCCTACAACATGATCCGCGCCACCTTCGACGCGCTGCAGGAACAGACTTCGCCGAAGTCGGTTGCCCAGCGTCGCGGGAAGAAGGTTGCCG
- the rpsS gene encoding 30S ribosomal protein S19 yields the protein MARSVWKGPFVELSLLKKAEDAQEASSNKPIKTWSRRSTILPQFVGLTFNVYNGQKFIPVSVSEEMVGHKLGEFAPTRNFPGHAADKKGKR from the coding sequence ATGGCACGTTCCGTCTGGAAAGGTCCGTTCGTGGAACTCAGCCTTCTCAAGAAGGCCGAGGACGCACAGGAAGCGAGCAGCAACAAGCCGATCAAGACCTGGTCGCGTCGCTCCACCATCCTGCCACAGTTCGTTGGGCTCACGTTCAACGTCTACAACGGTCAGAAGTTCATCCCGGTTTCCGTTTCGGAAGAAATGGTTGGCCACAAGCTTGGCGAGTTCGCTCCGACGCGCAACTTCCCGGGTCACGCGGCTGACAAGAAGGGTAAGCGATAA
- the rplV gene encoding 50S ribosomal protein L22, producing the protein MGKAKSPRRVAENEALAVGTTIRGSAQKLNLVAELIRGKKAEEAMNILSFSKKAMAKDASKVLASAIANAENNHDLDVDALVVAEASVGKSITMKRFHTRGRGKSTRILKPFSKLRIVVREVEEA; encoded by the coding sequence ATGGGCAAGGCAAAGTCCCCCCGCCGCGTTGCAGAGAATGAGGCGCTTGCCGTCGGCACCACGATCCGTGGTTCGGCGCAGAAGCTCAACCTCGTTGCCGAGCTGATCCGTGGCAAGAAGGCCGAAGAGGCCATGAACATCCTCTCCTTCTCCAAGAAGGCGATGGCGAAAGACGCCAGCAAGGTGCTCGCATCCGCGATCGCCAATGCGGAAAACAACCACGATCTCGACGTCGATGCTCTCGTCGTTGCCGAGGCTTCGGTTGGCAAGTCGATCACGATGAAGCGTTTCCACACCCGTGGCCGCGGCAAGTCGACTCGCATTCTGAAGCCTTTCAGCAAGCTGCGCATCGTCGTTCGCGAAGTAGAGGAGGCCTAA
- the rplR gene encoding 50S ribosomal protein L18, whose amino-acid sequence MAKLSLFERRRRRVRTALRSRAGGKPRLSVHRTGRHIYAQIIDDAQGKTVAAASTLGAKASGANVDAAVQVGKDIAAAAKKAGVTTVVFDRGGFLFHGRVKALADAAREGGLEF is encoded by the coding sequence ATGGCAAAACTTTCCCTCTTTGAACGTCGCCGTCGCCGTGTGCGCACCGCTCTGCGGTCGCGTGCTGGTGGCAAGCCGCGTCTTTCGGTGCACCGCACCGGCCGGCACATCTACGCCCAGATCATCGACGATGCACAAGGCAAGACCGTTGCCGCCGCATCGACGCTTGGTGCCAAGGCGTCGGGTGCGAATGTCGATGCCGCCGTTCAGGTCGGCAAGGACATCGCAGCTGCTGCCAAGAAGGCCGGCGTGACCACTGTCGTGTTCGATCGCGGCGGGTTCCTGTTCCATGGCCGCGTCAAGGCGCTGGCCGATGCCGCTCGCGAAGGCGGGCTGGAGTTCTGA
- the rpsC gene encoding 30S ribosomal protein S3 gives MGQKSNPIGLRLQINRTWDSRWYAEGRDYAGLLAEDIKMRKYILENLPQAAISKVVIERPAKLCRVSIYAARPGVIIGKKGADIEKLRTKLSTMTSSEVKLNIVEIRKPEIDAKLVAQGVADQLVRRVAFRRAMKRAVQSALRLGAEGIKIVCGGRLGGAEIARVEWYREGRVPLHTLRANIDYAETEALTAYGIIGIKVWIFKGEIMAHDPTAQDRLMMEAQTSGVRPAR, from the coding sequence ATGGGTCAGAAGAGTAACCCAATCGGTCTGCGTCTCCAGATCAACCGCACGTGGGACAGCCGCTGGTACGCCGAAGGGCGTGACTATGCCGGCCTGCTCGCGGAAGACATCAAGATGCGCAAGTACATCCTCGAGAACCTGCCCCAGGCAGCGATCTCGAAGGTTGTGATCGAGCGTCCGGCCAAGCTGTGCCGCGTTTCGATCTATGCTGCGCGTCCGGGCGTCATCATCGGCAAGAAGGGCGCAGACATCGAAAAGCTGCGCACCAAGCTGTCGACCATGACTTCGAGCGAAGTGAAGCTGAACATCGTCGAGATCCGCAAGCCGGAAATCGACGCCAAGCTCGTCGCTCAGGGCGTGGCTGACCAGCTGGTTCGCCGTGTCGCTTTCCGTCGCGCGATGAAGCGTGCGGTTCAGTCGGCCCTGCGTCTTGGCGCTGAAGGTATCAAGATCGTGTGTGGTGGCCGTCTCGGCGGCGCTGAAATCGCCCGCGTCGAATGGTACCGCGAAGGCCGCGTGCCGCTTCACACCCTGCGTGCGAACATCGACTACGCCGAAACCGAAGCGCTTACCGCTTACGGGATCATCGGAATCAAGGTCTGGATCTTCAAGGGCGAGATTATGGCCCACGATCCGACCGCGCAGGACCGTCTCATGATGGAAGCTCAGACTTCCGGCGTGCGTCCGGCCCGCTGA
- the rpsN gene encoding 30S ribosomal protein S14: MAKLSSINKNERRKQLVKKYAAKYEKLKAIADDESLDESERLIARLKMAEIPRNANPTRVRNRCATTGRPRGYYRKFGINRIELRQLGNRGMIPGLTKSSW, translated from the coding sequence ATGGCGAAACTGAGTTCGATCAACAAGAACGAGCGCCGCAAGCAGCTCGTTAAGAAGTACGCAGCGAAGTACGAAAAGCTGAAGGCTATCGCTGACGATGAATCGCTTGATGAAAGCGAGCGTCTGATTGCGCGCCTGAAGATGGCCGAGATTCCGCGCAATGCGAATCCGACCCGCGTGCGCAACCGCTGCGCCACCACCGGCCGCCCGCGCGGCTATTACCGCAAGTTCGGCATCAACCGCATCGAACTGCGTCAACTCGGCAACCGGGGCATGATCCCGGGTCTGACCAAGTCGAGCTGGTGA